One window of the Salvia splendens isolate huo1 chromosome 1, SspV2, whole genome shotgun sequence genome contains the following:
- the LOC121771256 gene encoding uncharacterized protein LOC121771256: MDIPEHMSSRREGSGALHNSLTAEASHTHVASSGGSQPIHRRVEQEVQGLEMRPRGRNFKELRKMGAVDFVWTIDPAEAEIWLKRTKRVFNQMGCIAEERFDYTVSLLQDNAYYWWETVPRAMIHPPVLSWDDFLREFGDKYMPPVYHDEKQREFLSLKQGSMSVADYEVKFTQLSRYASALLPTKQDKCRRFEEW, translated from the coding sequence ATGGATATTCCTGAACATATGTCATCGAGGAGAGAAGGCTCAGGCGCCCTGCATAATTCATTAACTGCAGAAGCATCTCATACACATGTTGCATCATCTGGGGGTAGCCAGCCAATACATAGGCGGGTTGAACAAGAAGTACAGGGGCTAGAAATGAGACCAAGGGGTAGAAATTTTAAAGAACTACGAAAGATGGGAGCCGTTGACTTTGTTTGGACTATTGATCCTGCCGAGGCTgagatatggttgaagaggaCAAAGCGTGTGTTTAATCAGATGGGTTGTATTGCAGAAGAACGTTTTGATTACACAGTGTCTCTTCTTCAGGACAATGCTTACTATTGGTGGGAGACTGTCCCACGAGCTATGATACATCCTCCAGTACTCAGTTGGGATGACTTCTTGAGAGAGTTCGGTGATAAGTATATGCCACCAGTGTATCATGATGAGAAACAAAGAGAGTTTTTGTCCCTTAAACAAGGATCTATGTCAGTTGCAGATTATGAAGTGAAGTTTACTCAGCTTTCTCGTTATGCATCGGCATTGCTACCTACAAAACAAGATAAGTGCAGACGTTTTGAAGAATGGTAG
- the LOC121802956 gene encoding protein NRT1/ PTR FAMILY 5.5-like, with the protein MSGCIHTITNFIKSVMILWPKFPDALVHRIFFVMQAYLTNGWRLSFTHAGAIMNFWEGMSLILPIFLQFMADTFLGNLVVASVSTLFSFTGIGMVALSVPRILDNHGGRCPSLEAESCVNHTQVALFFTGMVLIAIGRAGISFSLDALHDEQNADSNCCKTCFTTCLNCAVRTDKYCIHLVGSLLIFICIRKWKLLFGIPAVYSAYMGISFLCGTCCYIRSKPKGSPIATACRVIYAAATSNNKSQQRPDGRKPSFAIGRFPRCLNRVLATEGESADNVRRFEQQRVETAGFIVRMVPISMTFLVCGMVSSIGNTYFVEQANHMNRKVGSWNVPLLALQLPVIFFKFFHDMWLSLFFKCSKNKLSFAITGIASAMFYSVVCCITAAGMEMKRLKVIRKYGLLDKPDDEVIPMHAAWLLLQFFLLAGLDSFLRTSILEFYKGCAPEHLQIRLRDENGNDGRALGRYLDVAVDFVSGLGFLWSVLSVYIVGKLSNWFKYTLNRSRLDRYYWLLAGLSAVNLLVFTVVASVYKRKENTNRNRG; encoded by the exons ATGTCAGGATGCATTCATACCATCACTAACTTCA TAAAGAGTGTTATGATTTTATGGCCGAAGTTTCCAGATGCTTTGGTGCATCGTATATTTTTTGTGATGCAAGCCTACTTAACAAATGGATGGAGGCTAAGCTTCACTCATGCTGGTGCAATCATGAATTTTTGGGAGGGAATGAGCCTCATTTTGCCAATATTTCTCCAATTCATGGCTGATACATTTCTCGGAAATCTGGTTGTGGCTTCggtttctactttattctctttcacG GGAATCGGAATGGTTGCTCTCTCGGTGCCTAGAATCCTGGACAATCACGGGGGGAGGTGCCCAAGTTTGGAGGCGGAGTCGTGCGTGAACCATACACAAGTAGCTCTCTTCTTCACGGGAATGGTGCTAATCGCTATTGGAAGAGCCGGCAttagtttctccttagatgcCTTACACGACGAACAGAATGCAGATTCTAATTGCTGCAAGACATGCTTTACGACATGCTTGAACTGTGCGGTCCGGACTGATAAGTATTGCATACACTTAGTTGGATCGCTTCTCATCTTTATATGTATCAGAAAATGGAAACTTCTGTTTGGGATCCCAGCAGTTTACAGTGCCTATATGGGCATTTCGTTTCTTTGTGGAACTTGTTGCTATATACGTTCTAAACCCAAGGGAAGTCCGATAGCCACAGCTTGTAGAGTTATATATGCAGCCGCTACTTCCAACAATAAATCTCAGCAAAGGCCCGACGGTCGCAAGCCTTCCTTTGCAATTGGTCGTTTTCCAAG GTGTTTGAATCGggttttggcgacagaaggcgaAAGTGCTGATAATGTGAGGAGGTTTGAGCAACAGAGAGTCGAAACAGCAGGATTCATTGTCCGAATGGTTCCTATATCGATGACATTCCTGGTGTGTGGGATGGTATCATCGATTGGAAACACGTACTTTGTGGAGCAAGCCAACCACATGAACCGTAAGGTGGGGAGTTGGAACGTTCCGCTCCTAGCCCTGCAACTGCCTGTGATATTTTTCAAGTTTTTCCACGACATGTGGCTCTCCTTGTTTTTCAAATGCAGTAAAAATAAGCTTTCCTTTGCGATTACTGGGATCGCATCAGCCATGTTTTACTCGGTCGTATGCTGCATAACTGCTGCAG GAATGGAGATGAAGAGGCTGAAGGTGATCAGAAAGTATGGTCTGTTGGACAAGCCAGATGATGAAGTGATACCGATGCATGCAGCGTGGCTGCTGTTGCAGTTCTTCCTCCTCGCAGGGCTGGATTCGTTTCTTCGAACAAGCATCCTTGAATTTTACAAAGGTTGTGCTCCCGAACACTTGCAAATAAGACTACGCgatgaaaatggaaatgacGGGAGGGCTTTGGGGAGGTACTTAGATGTTGCGGTTGATTTTGTGAGCGGGCTGGGATTCTTGTGGAGTGTGCTTTCAGTTTATATCGTCGGAAAATTAAGTAATTGGTTTAAGTATACATTGAACCGGAGTCGCCTGGACCGGTACTATTGGTTGTTGGCGGGTTTGAGTGCTGTGAATCTGCTTGTGTTCACTGTGGTTGCTTCGGTGTACAAGCGTAAGGAGAATACTAATAGAAATAGAGGATAG